Proteins encoded within one genomic window of Acidovorax sp. 107:
- a CDS encoding CaiB/BaiF CoA-transferase family protein, whose amino-acid sequence MPHTSHTLQLPLHGVRVVEFEGIGPGPLAARMLVDMGAEVIALARAEQAAGAQRLGGTVENPLHRGKKVEVIDLKSPGGKARALELIAQADALIEGFRPGVMERLGFGPADCAARNPRLVYGRMTGWGQDGPLAQAAGHDLNYVALTGLLSLSAHRGQAPIVPPSVLGDGAGALGMAFGIACALVDARATGRGRVVDAAIVDIVAMLGTLVHWIRANGQIDGAQPSPFHDSPFYDVYVCADGGFISLGAIEPPFYALLLSKLGLADVNPADQYDTAAWPALKERIAALIRTQPQAHWCALLEGSDACFAPVLSLAEAVRHPHNAVRGIYQTTSFGAIEAAPAPRFQALNATTTQETKK is encoded by the coding sequence ATGCCGCACACGTCGCACACGCTGCAGTTGCCGCTGCACGGCGTCCGTGTGGTGGAGTTTGAGGGCATCGGTCCAGGCCCTCTGGCCGCCAGGATGCTGGTCGACATGGGCGCCGAGGTGATCGCGCTGGCACGGGCCGAGCAGGCTGCTGGGGCGCAGCGGCTGGGCGGGACGGTGGAGAACCCGCTGCACCGCGGTAAGAAGGTCGAGGTCATCGACCTGAAGTCGCCAGGTGGCAAGGCGCGCGCACTGGAGCTGATTGCCCAGGCCGACGCCCTAATCGAAGGCTTTCGCCCAGGGGTGATGGAGCGGCTGGGCTTTGGCCCCGCAGATTGCGCGGCGCGCAATCCCCGACTGGTCTATGGCCGGATGACGGGCTGGGGCCAGGACGGGCCGCTTGCCCAGGCCGCGGGCCACGACCTGAACTACGTCGCGCTGACGGGCCTGCTGTCGCTGTCGGCGCACAGGGGGCAGGCGCCCATCGTGCCGCCCTCGGTACTCGGGGACGGTGCCGGGGCGCTAGGCATGGCTTTTGGCATCGCCTGCGCGCTGGTCGATGCACGGGCCACCGGCCGTGGCCGGGTTGTGGACGCAGCCATCGTGGACATCGTGGCCATGCTGGGCACGCTGGTGCACTGGATTCGCGCCAACGGGCAGATCGACGGCGCACAGCCGAGCCCGTTCCACGATTCGCCGTTCTATGACGTGTACGTCTGCGCCGACGGTGGCTTCATCAGCCTCGGCGCGATCGAGCCGCCGTTCTACGCATTGCTGTTGTCCAAGTTGGGCCTGGCGGACGTGAACCCTGCAGACCAGTACGACACGGCGGCGTGGCCGGCGTTGAAGGAGCGCATCGCGGCCCTCATCCGCACCCAGCCCCAGGCGCACTGGTGCGCGCTGCTTGAAGGCAGCGACGCCTGCTTTGCACCCGTTCTCAGCCTGGCCGAGGCAGTGCGGCATCCGCACAACGCGGTACGGGGCATCTACCAGACCACCTCTTTCGGCGCCATCGAAGCGGCCCCGGCCCCACGGTTCCAGGCACTCAACGCAACCACCACCCAGGAGACAAAGAAATGA
- a CDS encoding acyl-CoA dehydrogenase family protein, with product MLPQLYRHAWMDGEIDAFREQVRRYVAAEFTPRLDEWRRQGYIPREVWRPFGEMSFLLPEMPETYGGAGASLAYQLVVQDELAKAEMPVNIAVHTIASHYILDFGTEAQKQRWLPKVTNGEMLAAIAMTEPGCGSDLKAISTRARRDGDHYVIDGAKTFITNGFTGNLLIVAARTSGAGSKGVSLFVLETENLPGFRVGRLLEKIGMQASDTAELFFDSVRVPADQLLGGVEGQGFGQLMGALPYERMVIAVPAAAVIDRALELTIEYTKQRKIFGAPLFDMQTTRQKLAEMATIAHVVRSFVNDCTQRLLDGTLDNEAAYMAKWWCTEQQCRVVDECLQLFGGYGYMAEYPIARMYAASRVQKIYGGANEVLKDLVSRKL from the coding sequence ATGCTGCCACAGCTGTATCGCCACGCCTGGATGGACGGCGAGATCGACGCCTTTCGCGAGCAGGTGCGCCGCTACGTTGCCGCCGAATTTACTCCCCGGCTCGACGAATGGCGCCGCCAGGGCTACATCCCGCGCGAGGTCTGGCGTCCGTTCGGCGAGATGAGCTTTCTGCTGCCCGAGATGCCCGAGACCTATGGTGGTGCCGGCGCTAGCCTCGCCTACCAGCTGGTGGTGCAGGACGAACTGGCCAAGGCCGAGATGCCGGTCAATATCGCGGTGCACACCATCGCGTCGCATTACATCCTGGACTTCGGCACCGAAGCGCAAAAGCAGCGCTGGCTGCCCAAGGTGACGAACGGCGAGATGCTGGCCGCAATCGCGATGACCGAGCCGGGCTGCGGCTCGGATCTGAAGGCCATCTCCACGCGGGCCCGGCGCGACGGCGACCACTACGTGATCGACGGCGCCAAGACCTTCATCACCAACGGCTTCACCGGAAACCTGCTGATCGTCGCGGCGCGCACCAGTGGCGCGGGCAGCAAAGGGGTGTCGCTGTTCGTATTGGAGACCGAGAACCTGCCAGGCTTTCGTGTGGGCCGCCTGCTTGAAAAGATCGGCATGCAGGCCTCGGACACGGCGGAGCTTTTCTTCGACAGCGTGCGCGTTCCAGCCGACCAACTGCTGGGGGGCGTTGAAGGCCAAGGCTTTGGGCAACTAATGGGCGCGTTGCCCTACGAGCGCATGGTCATTGCAGTGCCGGCGGCGGCCGTCATCGACCGGGCGTTGGAGCTCACCATCGAATACACGAAGCAGCGCAAGATATTCGGCGCGCCTCTGTTCGACATGCAGACAACGCGCCAAAAGCTGGCCGAGATGGCGACCATCGCGCATGTGGTGCGCAGCTTCGTCAACGACTGTACCCAGCGACTGCTGGACGGCACACTCGACAACGAGGCCGCCTACATGGCCAAGTGGTGGTGCACCGAACAGCAGTGCCGCGTGGTGGACGAGTGTCTCCAATTGTTCGGCGGCTACGGCTACATGGCCGAGTACCCGATCGCGCGGATGTATGCCGCTTCGCGAGTGCAGAAGATCTACGGCGGTGCCAACGAGGTCCTGAAAGACCTGGTTTCGAGGAAGCTGTGA
- a CDS encoding AraC family transcriptional regulator — MLQPVFTAPIFAVHGLLDGARGKGLATQEWLEGVLGRAGISESLLDLEDSRVTVEQFNALFIAVKDSLNDECLGYLHGRPMRPGSFALMVRSAFTAHSLSYALRRLSESFALLQDDVALVPVTEGALGGFALEMRGGAGAHAEFLHAHLLRVFWRLLLWLHGGRLVPQRFDFNFAQPLHAMSYGRIFSGTLCFGQPRTAAWFDADAFKQPVRRDRDALQSFLRATPGNVVGPHLNERSASARVRMVLQRASPEWPDLAVTAQRLHMSVSALQRHLATEDTSFQALKDQLRRDMAIVRLTSSEASLIAIAADLGFTDSTAFQRAFKVWTGSAPGAYRARSRSGQHPT; from the coding sequence ATGCTGCAACCCGTCTTTACTGCTCCTATCTTCGCCGTGCATGGCCTGCTGGACGGCGCGCGCGGCAAGGGGCTGGCCACGCAAGAATGGCTGGAGGGCGTGCTGGGGCGCGCAGGCATCAGCGAATCGCTACTGGATCTGGAGGATTCGCGCGTAACCGTGGAGCAGTTCAACGCGCTGTTTATCGCCGTCAAGGACAGCCTGAACGACGAGTGCCTGGGCTACCTGCATGGGCGGCCCATGCGCCCGGGCAGCTTCGCGCTAATGGTGCGCAGCGCGTTCACTGCCCATTCGTTGTCATACGCCCTGCGTCGCCTGAGCGAATCCTTCGCCCTGCTGCAGGACGACGTGGCGCTGGTGCCCGTGACCGAGGGCGCGCTGGGGGGCTTCGCGCTGGAGATGCGCGGCGGCGCGGGCGCACATGCCGAATTCCTTCACGCACATCTGCTGCGCGTGTTCTGGCGCTTGCTGCTGTGGCTGCACGGCGGCCGGCTGGTGCCGCAGCGATTCGACTTCAATTTTGCGCAGCCGCTCCATGCGATGAGCTACGGGCGCATCTTTTCCGGTACGCTGTGCTTCGGGCAGCCGCGCACGGCCGCCTGGTTCGACGCCGACGCCTTCAAACAGCCGGTGCGGCGCGATCGGGACGCGCTGCAGTCCTTCCTGCGCGCCACGCCGGGCAACGTGGTGGGTCCGCACCTGAACGAGCGCAGCGCCAGCGCGCGGGTCCGCATGGTGCTGCAGCGGGCCAGCCCCGAATGGCCCGACCTGGCCGTCACCGCGCAGCGCCTGCACATGTCGGTGAGCGCGTTGCAGCGGCACCTGGCCACCGAGGACACTTCCTTCCAGGCACTGAAGGACCAACTGCGGCGCGACATGGCGATCGTGCGCCTGACCAGCAGCGAAGCCTCGCTCATCGCCATCGCCGCCGACCTGGGCTTCACCGACAGCACCGCCTTCCAGCGCGCCTTCAAGGTCTGGACCGGCAGCGCGCCGGGAGCCTACCGCGCCCGCTCGCGCAGCGGGCAGCACCCTACATAG
- a CDS encoding MBL fold metallo-hydrolase — MTDAAPALSYPFSDLPLPGQATEIKPGVLWLRMLLPFSLDHINLWALSDGPGWAVVDTGIRSVDVRNAWLALLAPQGPLAGRPISRVIATHMHPDHVGMAGWLTRRFECALWMTRDEYLSCRVMLADTGREAPVDGVRFYRRAGWSDTEVDEYRTRFGDFGKMIHPLPDSFVRLTDGQMLRIGDQEWEVIVGTGHSPEHACFYSRELDLLISGDQVLPRISSNTSVYATEPHANPLQGWLDSIDRLMQRVPGSALILPAHNEPFHGLHLRLEQLRASTVRGTDRVRQQLVQPLRVIDLVRALYRSSIVAEQMHLNLATGETLAHLNYLDQRGEIVSAEDEDGAMRYRLA; from the coding sequence ATGACCGACGCAGCCCCGGCACTCTCGTATCCGTTCTCGGATCTCCCACTCCCTGGCCAAGCCACGGAAATCAAGCCTGGTGTGCTGTGGCTGCGCATGCTGCTGCCGTTTTCCCTGGATCACATCAACCTCTGGGCATTGAGCGACGGTCCTGGTTGGGCGGTCGTGGACACGGGCATTCGCAGCGTGGACGTCAGGAACGCGTGGCTCGCCTTGCTCGCTCCGCAGGGGCCGCTAGCCGGCCGTCCCATCTCCCGTGTGATAGCGACGCACATGCACCCGGATCATGTGGGCATGGCGGGATGGTTGACACGTCGCTTCGAATGCGCGCTTTGGATGACACGAGACGAGTATTTGAGCTGTCGGGTGATGCTTGCCGATACGGGGCGGGAAGCGCCAGTCGATGGCGTTCGCTTCTATCGGAGGGCCGGATGGAGCGACACCGAGGTGGATGAGTACCGCACCCGGTTCGGTGACTTCGGTAAGATGATCCATCCATTGCCTGACAGCTTTGTGCGGCTCACGGATGGCCAGATGTTGCGGATCGGGGACCAGGAATGGGAAGTCATCGTCGGCACAGGACATTCCCCCGAGCACGCGTGCTTCTACTCGCGCGAACTGGATTTGCTGATATCGGGGGATCAGGTTCTTCCCAGGATCAGTTCCAATACCTCCGTGTACGCCACCGAGCCGCATGCGAATCCTCTGCAGGGCTGGCTCGATTCCATCGACCGGTTGATGCAACGCGTACCTGGGAGCGCCCTGATTCTGCCTGCCCACAACGAACCTTTCCATGGCCTGCACCTACGGTTGGAGCAACTGCGTGCGAGCACCGTCAGAGGCACCGACCGCGTCAGGCAACAACTTGTGCAGCCTCTGAGGGTCATCGACCTGGTTCGCGCCCTGTACCGTTCGTCCATTGTTGCGGAGCAAATGCACCTCAACCTCGCGACCGGAGAGACGCTCGCCCACCTAAACTATCTCGACCAGCGTGGGGAAATCGTGTCTGCAGAAGACGAAGACGGTGCAATGCGCTATCGGCTCGCCTGA
- a CDS encoding MFS transporter yields the protein MCQIDMQKLADDARFNRFHAKVLLWCLLILIIDGYDIAVVGIALPSIMQQMGVNASTAGFMASSALFGMMFGAMVLGTLSDRIGRRWALSIGVMLFSVFTAAAGFTKDPISFSVVRFIAGLGIGGVLPVIVAQMVEYSPKKIRSLMTALMTSGYALGGILAAVLGKQLIGEYGWQVVFIAAGVPVLLIPFILKLVPESMTYLISRSRNGELAEVARNLQPGVKHPADAQFVVPTADRVAGAPVSRLFQDGRGPSTVLFWIAFFSGLFMVYALSSWLTKLMAMAGYSLGSALSFVIALNVGAIIGAVGGGWLADKFNIKWVLVGMYALGGVLLYLMTFQTSTELRYLIIGAVGACTTGAQLVAYAYCGQFYPMSIRSTGIGMASGVGRLGAIAAPLLIGQIVALELPLEQNFLVIGAFGIIGSIALAFIRHGGPASVGPQEAARELRPSQQTPQNA from the coding sequence GTGTGCCAAATCGACATGCAGAAGCTCGCCGACGACGCTCGCTTCAACCGCTTTCATGCCAAGGTGCTTCTGTGGTGCCTGTTGATTCTCATCATCGACGGCTATGACATCGCCGTGGTGGGCATCGCCCTGCCGTCCATCATGCAGCAGATGGGCGTGAACGCATCGACTGCCGGTTTCATGGCCAGTTCGGCCCTGTTCGGCATGATGTTCGGCGCCATGGTTCTGGGCACGCTGTCCGACCGGATTGGTCGGCGCTGGGCCCTCTCCATTGGCGTCATGCTGTTCAGCGTGTTCACCGCGGCCGCCGGATTCACCAAGGATCCCATCAGCTTCAGCGTGGTGCGCTTCATCGCGGGCCTGGGGATTGGCGGTGTGCTGCCGGTCATCGTGGCACAGATGGTCGAGTACTCGCCCAAGAAGATCCGCAGCCTGATGACGGCGCTGATGACTTCGGGCTACGCACTGGGCGGCATCCTGGCCGCGGTGCTCGGCAAGCAGCTGATCGGCGAGTACGGCTGGCAGGTCGTTTTCATCGCAGCGGGTGTGCCGGTCCTGCTGATTCCGTTCATCCTGAAGCTGGTGCCGGAATCAATGACCTACCTGATCTCGCGCAGCCGCAACGGCGAACTGGCCGAAGTGGCCCGTAATCTCCAGCCGGGAGTCAAGCACCCGGCGGACGCCCAGTTCGTCGTGCCCACCGCCGACCGCGTGGCGGGTGCGCCGGTCTCCCGGCTGTTCCAGGACGGGCGAGGCCCGAGCACGGTGCTGTTCTGGATCGCCTTCTTCTCGGGCCTGTTCATGGTCTATGCGCTCAGCAGCTGGCTGACCAAGCTGATGGCTATGGCTGGCTACAGCCTGGGGTCTGCCCTCAGCTTCGTGATCGCGCTGAACGTTGGCGCCATCATCGGTGCCGTGGGAGGCGGGTGGCTCGCCGACAAGTTCAACATCAAGTGGGTGCTGGTGGGGATGTATGCGCTGGGCGGCGTGCTGCTGTACCTGATGACGTTCCAGACCTCGACCGAGCTGCGTTATCTGATCATCGGCGCGGTCGGCGCCTGCACCACCGGCGCGCAATTGGTGGCCTATGCCTACTGCGGGCAGTTTTACCCGATGTCCATCCGCTCGACCGGCATCGGCATGGCCTCCGGCGTGGGGCGCCTGGGCGCGATCGCGGCGCCGCTGCTAATCGGCCAGATCGTTGCGCTTGAGCTGCCGCTGGAGCAGAACTTCCTGGTGATCGGGGCTTTCGGGATCATCGGCTCGATCGCCCTGGCGTTCATCAGGCATGGCGGCCCGGCGTCGGTGGGCCCGCAAGAGGCTGCACGCGAGTTGCGCCCGTCGCAACAGACGCCGCAAAACGCCTGA
- a CDS encoding acyl-CoA dehydrogenase, whose product MSVYIAPLREMLFAMKEVGGLDAICAQPDHEETTPDLVEAILQEAANYAAGVLDPLNHPGDVQGARWHDGRVTPADGFREAWASFCENGWNGMPAATEWGGQGLPTLVSTAVLEMWKSSNLAFSLCQMLTLGAVEAIAHHGSDALQRRFLAPMVEGRWTGTMNLTEPQAGSDLAALRSRAVHEGDHYRVSGNKIFITWGEHDMAENIVHLVLARLPDAPPGVKGISLFLCPKYLVNDDGTLGERNDLACTSIEHKMGIHGSPTASMSFGDSGGAIGYLVGEPHQGLACMFTMMNHARLNVGLEGVGISERAYQRARAYALERVQGKPLISGSTAIAGHPDVRRMLMDMKARTEAMRALAYFCAGQMDRAAGHADAQERAQAQALVGLLIPVVKGWCTDSAQGITSDGVQVHGGMGYVEETGASQHMRDARITTIYEGTTGIQANDLIGRKLAREGGRTLKALLGRIDGDARRLVESPDAVLAQIGRALAAAAQALDEAADWLLAHDGQPAQCAAGAVPFLRLAGTVIGGWLSARMAEAATAQLAAGAGDAGFLGTKRATASHYAAHVLVQAPMLRDIVTGGAASTLALADDQL is encoded by the coding sequence GTGTCTGTCTACATAGCCCCCCTGCGCGAAATGCTGTTCGCCATGAAAGAGGTCGGCGGCCTGGACGCGATCTGCGCCCAGCCGGACCATGAAGAAACCACGCCCGACCTGGTCGAGGCCATCCTGCAGGAGGCGGCTAATTACGCCGCTGGCGTGCTGGATCCGCTCAACCACCCCGGCGACGTGCAGGGCGCGCGCTGGCACGATGGTCGGGTCACGCCCGCCGACGGCTTTCGCGAAGCCTGGGCCAGCTTCTGCGAGAACGGCTGGAACGGCATGCCCGCTGCCACCGAATGGGGCGGCCAGGGCCTGCCCACGCTGGTCTCCACCGCCGTGCTGGAGATGTGGAAGTCGTCCAACCTCGCGTTCAGCCTGTGCCAGATGCTCACGCTGGGCGCGGTGGAGGCCATTGCGCACCATGGCAGCGACGCACTCCAGCGCCGCTTCCTGGCACCCATGGTCGAGGGCCGCTGGACGGGCACCATGAACCTCACCGAGCCCCAGGCCGGCTCCGACCTGGCCGCGCTGCGCAGCCGTGCCGTACACGAGGGCGACCACTACCGCGTCAGCGGCAACAAGATCTTCATCACCTGGGGCGAGCACGACATGGCCGAGAACATCGTGCACCTGGTGCTGGCGCGCCTACCCGATGCGCCACCGGGGGTGAAAGGCATCTCGCTGTTCCTGTGCCCGAAGTACCTGGTCAACGACGATGGCACCCTGGGCGAACGCAACGACTTGGCCTGCACGTCGATTGAGCACAAGATGGGCATCCACGGCAGCCCCACGGCGTCGATGAGTTTTGGCGACAGCGGCGGCGCTATCGGCTACCTGGTCGGCGAGCCGCACCAGGGGCTGGCCTGCATGTTCACCATGATGAACCACGCGCGGCTGAACGTTGGCCTGGAAGGCGTGGGCATTTCCGAGCGCGCCTACCAGCGCGCACGCGCCTATGCGCTGGAGCGGGTGCAGGGCAAGCCGCTGATCAGCGGCAGCACCGCCATCGCAGGCCACCCGGACGTGCGGCGCATGCTGATGGACATGAAGGCCCGCACCGAGGCCATGCGCGCGCTGGCCTACTTCTGCGCCGGTCAGATGGACCGCGCCGCGGGCCACGCCGATGCGCAGGAGCGCGCGCAGGCGCAGGCCCTGGTCGGCCTGCTGATACCGGTGGTCAAAGGCTGGTGTACCGACAGCGCGCAGGGCATCACGTCCGACGGCGTGCAGGTGCATGGCGGCATGGGCTACGTCGAGGAAACCGGCGCCTCGCAGCACATGCGCGACGCGCGCATCACGACCATCTACGAAGGCACCACGGGCATCCAGGCCAACGACCTGATCGGCCGCAAGCTGGCACGCGAGGGCGGGCGCACGCTGAAGGCGCTGCTGGGCCGCATCGACGGCGATGCGCGCCGGTTGGTCGAATCGCCCGATGCAGTGCTGGCGCAGATCGGCCGCGCGTTGGCAGCCGCTGCCCAGGCGCTGGACGAAGCGGCCGACTGGCTGCTGGCCCACGACGGTCAACCCGCGCAGTGCGCGGCGGGCGCCGTGCCCTTCCTGCGGCTGGCGGGCACCGTGATCGGCGGCTGGCTGTCGGCGCGCATGGCCGAAGCCGCTACCGCGCAACTCGCGGCGGGCGCGGGCGATGCGGGCTTTCTCGGTACCAAGCGCGCCACAGCCAGCCATTACGCGGCGCATGTCCTGGTGCAGGCGCCGATGCTGCGCGACATCGTCACGGGCGGCGCCGCCAGCACGCTGGCCCTGGCGGACGATCAACTCTGA
- a CDS encoding electron transfer flavoprotein subunit beta/FixA family protein, translating to MKILVPVKRVVDYNVKVRVKSDGSGVDIANVKMSMNPFDEIAVEEAVRLREKGAATEIVAVSCGVSQCQETLRTAMAIGADRGILVETNEELQPLAVAKLLKALIDKEQPGLVILGKQAIDDDCNQTGQMLAALAGLPQATFASKVELAGDKAAVTREVDGGLETLSLTLPAVITADLRLNEPRYVTLPNIMKAKKKPLDTIKPEDLGVQVAPRLKTLKVTEPAKRGAGVKVADVAALVEKLKNEAKVI from the coding sequence ATGAAAATCCTGGTTCCCGTCAAGCGGGTGGTTGACTACAACGTCAAGGTCCGCGTCAAGAGCGATGGCAGCGGCGTGGACATCGCCAATGTCAAGATGAGCATGAACCCCTTCGACGAGATTGCCGTCGAAGAGGCTGTGCGGCTCAGGGAGAAAGGCGCGGCAACGGAGATCGTCGCCGTCTCGTGCGGCGTGTCTCAATGCCAGGAGACGCTGCGCACCGCCATGGCCATCGGTGCCGACCGCGGCATCCTAGTCGAGACCAATGAAGAACTGCAGCCGCTGGCCGTGGCTAAGCTGCTCAAGGCCCTGATCGACAAGGAACAGCCCGGCCTCGTGATCCTGGGCAAGCAGGCCATCGACGACGACTGCAACCAGACCGGCCAGATGCTGGCGGCGCTGGCCGGTCTGCCGCAAGCCACCTTCGCCTCCAAGGTCGAGCTCGCCGGCGACAAGGCAGCCGTGACCCGCGAAGTGGACGGCGGCCTGGAAACCCTCAGCCTCACGCTGCCCGCGGTCATCACCGCCGACCTGCGCCTGAACGAACCGCGCTACGTCACCTTGCCCAACATCATGAAGGCCAAGAAAAAGCCGCTGGACACCATCAAGCCCGAAGACCTCGGCGTTCAAGTCGCCCCACGCCTGAAGACCCTGAAGGTGACCGAACCCGCCAAGCGCGGCGCCGGCGTGAAGGTGGCTGACGTGGCCGCCCTGGTCGAAAAACTCAAGAACGAAGCGAAGGTGATCTAA
- a CDS encoding electron transfer flavoprotein subunit alpha/FixB family protein produces the protein MSVLVIAEHDNASIKGATLNTVTAAAACGGDVHVLVAGENAGAAAQAAAQIAGVAKVIHADGASLKNGLAENVAAQVLAIAGNYSHILFPATAGGKNVAPRVAAKLDVAQISDITKVVSADTFERPIYAGNAIATVQSCDATKVITVRTTGFDATAATGGNAAVETPTAAADTGKSSYVGSEIAKSDRPELTAAKIIVSGGRALGSKEKFDEVITPLADKLGAAIGASRAAVDAGYAPNDLQVGQTGKIVAPQLYVAAGISGAIQHLAGMKDSKVIVAINKDPEAPIFSVADYGLEADLFAAVPELVKAF, from the coding sequence ATGTCGGTACTCGTTATTGCTGAACACGACAACGCATCCATCAAGGGCGCAACCCTGAACACCGTGACGGCCGCAGCCGCTTGCGGTGGCGACGTGCACGTGCTGGTGGCCGGTGAAAACGCCGGTGCAGCCGCCCAGGCCGCAGCGCAAATCGCCGGCGTCGCCAAGGTCATCCACGCCGACGGCGCCAGCCTGAAGAACGGCCTGGCCGAGAACGTCGCCGCGCAAGTGCTGGCCATCGCCGGCAACTACAGCCACATCCTGTTCCCGGCCACGGCCGGCGGCAAGAACGTGGCCCCGCGCGTGGCCGCCAAGCTCGACGTCGCCCAGATCAGCGACATCACCAAGGTGGTGAGCGCCGACACCTTCGAACGCCCCATCTACGCCGGCAATGCCATCGCTACCGTGCAAAGCTGCGACGCCACCAAAGTCATCACCGTGCGCACCACCGGCTTCGACGCCACAGCGGCGACCGGAGGCAACGCAGCAGTGGAAACGCCAACCGCAGCGGCAGACACCGGCAAGAGCAGCTACGTGGGCAGCGAAATCGCCAAGAGCGACCGGCCCGAACTGACGGCGGCCAAGATCATCGTCTCCGGCGGCCGTGCGCTGGGCAGCAAGGAAAAATTCGACGAAGTCATCACCCCGCTGGCCGACAAGCTGGGCGCGGCCATCGGCGCGAGCCGCGCGGCGGTGGATGCGGGCTACGCGCCCAATGACCTGCAGGTGGGCCAGACCGGCAAGATCGTGGCGCCGCAGCTGTACGTGGCGGCGGGCATCTCGGGGGCGATCCAGCACCTGGCGGGCATGAAGGACTCCAAGGTGATCGTGGCGATCAACAAGGACCCGGAGGCGCCGATCTTCAGCGTGGCCGACTACGGGCTGGAGGCGGACCTGTTCGCGGCTGTGCCGGAACTCGTCAAGGCCTTTTAA
- a CDS encoding LysR family transcriptional regulator, with amino-acid sequence MELRHLRCFIAVAEELHFGRAAEKLHIDQSPLSRTIKEIEEELGAQLFTRTTRSTRLTFAGMAFLERVPRIFEALKQACDGVKSAASGFQGQLRIALSDGITPSRMPTLLARSREEDPEIDIRLFEVPLDQQIKGLHDDLYDVGFSMAEEVGDGIVVRPAWEDELMVAVPARHPVLAHKHVPLEEVLRYPLALCDPAICEGHARQVDRVLQRYEQQPLIAQRVASYEVMMTLVSAGLALGLAGAAHIASGRGPGVVARRLAGKSQMLATYLLHRDVEPSEMLARFIARVDSIDSADGSSAAEDS; translated from the coding sequence ATGGAGCTTCGGCATTTGCGTTGCTTTATAGCGGTGGCCGAAGAACTTCACTTTGGCCGCGCAGCGGAAAAGCTGCACATCGATCAGTCCCCTTTGTCGCGCACCATCAAGGAGATAGAGGAAGAGCTCGGGGCGCAACTGTTCACGCGAACCACGCGAAGCACCCGCCTGACCTTTGCCGGAATGGCATTCCTGGAGCGGGTGCCGCGAATCTTCGAAGCTCTGAAACAGGCGTGTGACGGCGTCAAGTCCGCCGCCAGTGGGTTTCAGGGACAGTTGCGCATCGCTTTGTCCGATGGCATCACGCCCTCGCGAATGCCGACGCTGCTGGCACGGAGCCGAGAGGAAGATCCAGAGATTGACATTCGGTTATTTGAGGTGCCGTTGGACCAACAGATCAAGGGTCTGCACGATGACCTGTATGACGTCGGCTTTTCGATGGCCGAAGAGGTGGGCGACGGCATTGTGGTCAGGCCTGCGTGGGAAGACGAGCTGATGGTGGCGGTCCCAGCTCGCCATCCTGTGCTGGCCCACAAGCACGTTCCGTTGGAAGAAGTGTTGCGCTATCCGCTGGCGCTATGCGATCCGGCGATATGCGAAGGCCATGCACGCCAAGTTGATCGCGTTTTGCAGCGCTACGAGCAACAGCCACTGATCGCCCAGCGCGTGGCGTCCTATGAGGTGATGATGACCTTAGTCTCCGCCGGATTGGCACTTGGTTTGGCGGGCGCCGCGCACATTGCATCCGGCCGTGGGCCAGGTGTTGTGGCCCGGCGCTTGGCGGGCAAGTCGCAGATGCTGGCCACGTATCTGCTGCACCGTGACGTGGAGCCCTCCGAAATGCTGGCTCGGTTCATCGCACGAGTGGACTCCATTGATTCGGCGGATGGCTCCAGCGCCGCCGAGGACTCCTGA
- a CDS encoding EexN family lipoprotein encodes MPRFLPLLMAAALTASCGPSQPTETVDFLVAHPERLKEVQRLCKEERAKAGEELCRRAAEAANRRFFGDRPEQKPQ; translated from the coding sequence ATGCCCCGATTCCTGCCGCTGCTGATGGCCGCTGCACTGACAGCCTCCTGTGGGCCATCCCAACCGACGGAAACCGTGGACTTCCTCGTGGCCCATCCTGAGCGTCTCAAGGAAGTCCAGCGCCTGTGCAAGGAAGAGCGCGCGAAGGCCGGCGAAGAACTCTGCCGACGTGCCGCCGAGGCCGCGAATCGCCGCTTCTTCGGTGATCGGCCGGAGCAGAAGCCTCAATAG